A stretch of bacterium DNA encodes these proteins:
- the argH gene encoding argininosuccinate lyase: MQRDPRYVEHVLAPRYTFACREELPYLIEILVAHTLMLGRQRILSREAAESTVRALTAITAERLPPYDPRFEDLYFVIEERVAAATGGAGDFRVALSRNDTWATLARLMLRDQVLDLIDALDDLRDAVLDQAARHRTAVMMAHTHHQHAQPTTVAHYLLAAEAVIGRCVDRYRAALDRLDRSPMGAGALTTTGFPIDRAYTASLLGFQGLVDNSYDAVSAADHVGELAGCHGVLATSLSRIVQDLILWASSEIGALELAPGFLQISSIMPQKRNPVALEHVRSDLSRLLGTSQEIWASAHNVPFGDVNDPVDNLIPPLTDAHRSLGGTVRLLGEVVAAAKIRPDAWAPALRGTFATSTELADTLVRDGGLHFPEAHAAVTHLVAERRGQGLGLVGVGPTELEAAVHATSGRTVRLPAEVIARAVDAQHFVSRRNIPGGPGAEAIERMLAAARAGLAASRAASRGVRERVAAARRARTQRTGMRDLTVE, encoded by the coding sequence ACGGATCCTCAGCCGCGAGGCGGCCGAGTCGACCGTGCGCGCCCTCACGGCGATCACCGCCGAGCGTCTGCCTCCGTACGACCCACGGTTCGAAGATCTGTACTTCGTCATCGAAGAGCGCGTCGCCGCGGCGACCGGCGGTGCGGGTGACTTCCGCGTGGCGCTCAGCCGGAACGACACATGGGCGACGCTGGCTCGGCTGATGCTGCGCGACCAGGTGCTGGACCTCATCGATGCCCTCGACGACCTGCGCGACGCCGTGCTCGATCAAGCCGCCCGGCATCGGACCGCGGTGATGATGGCGCACACGCATCACCAGCACGCCCAGCCGACCACGGTGGCGCACTATCTACTGGCCGCCGAGGCCGTGATCGGCCGGTGCGTCGATCGGTACCGCGCCGCGCTCGACCGCCTCGACCGTTCGCCGATGGGCGCGGGGGCGCTCACGACTACAGGGTTCCCGATCGATCGAGCCTACACCGCCTCGCTACTGGGATTTCAAGGCCTGGTCGACAACAGCTACGACGCGGTGTCGGCTGCCGACCACGTCGGGGAACTGGCGGGGTGCCACGGGGTCCTGGCGACAAGCCTCAGCCGCATCGTGCAGGACCTCATCCTGTGGGCGAGCTCGGAGATCGGCGCGCTGGAGCTCGCTCCGGGGTTCCTGCAGATCAGCAGCATCATGCCCCAAAAGCGCAACCCGGTGGCCCTCGAACACGTGCGGAGCGACCTCAGCCGCCTCCTCGGGACGTCCCAGGAGATCTGGGCTTCGGCGCACAACGTGCCGTTCGGGGATGTCAACGATCCCGTTGACAACTTGATCCCGCCGCTCACCGACGCCCACCGCTCCCTCGGCGGAACGGTCAGGCTGCTCGGCGAGGTCGTGGCCGCGGCGAAGATCCGGCCCGACGCCTGGGCACCGGCGCTCCGAGGCACCTTCGCGACCAGCACAGAACTGGCCGATACCCTGGTGCGCGACGGCGGGCTCCACTTCCCAGAGGCGCATGCCGCAGTGACCCACCTGGTCGCGGAACGCCGGGGACAGGGTCTCGGGCTCGTCGGAGTCGGACCGACGGAGCTGGAAGCGGCGGTCCACGCGACCAGCGGCCGCACGGTCCGGCTCCCCGCAGAGGTCATCGCCCGGGCGGTGGATGCTCAGCACTTCGTCTCCCGGCGGAACATTCCCGGCGGACCGGGCGCGGAAGCGATCGAGAGGATGCTGGCTGCCGCGCGCGCGGGGCTGGCGGCAAGCCGCGCGGCGAGCCGGGGTGTACGGGAGCGGGTGGCGGCGGCACGCCGGGCACGCACCCAGCGCACCGGGATGCGTGATTTGACGGTAGAATAG